CGATGTATTTAGCGAATTTAGCGACATTCCTCCTCATCCATAAGGAAGTATCGTGCCTGAAAGTCCGTACAAGGGAAAAACCGGGGTACAACGCGTCTTCAATGCTCTGGGCTACTCGCTCGACGGGCTGAGCGCTGGCTGGAAAAACGAGGCCGCTTTTCGCCAGGTCGCGTTGCTGGGTTGTGTCGGGATTGTGGTGGCGTTCATCGTGCCGCTGCATGCTTGGGCGCGAGCCGTGGTGATCGCCAGCCACTTGCTGACGGTGATTGTGGAATTGCTCAACTCGGCCATTGAAGCCGCCGTCGATCACACCTCGCTGGAACGCCATGAACTGGCCAAGCGCGCCAAGGACCTGGGCAGCGCCGCCCAGTTGATCTGCCTGATCAATCTGGCAGCGATGTGGGCCTTGGGGCTCACTGGAACCTGACCGTACGACAAGTTCGAGTACCCAACAAAAAACCCCGCCAGTTTGCAGCTGCGGGGTTTTTGTTGGGCGTTGCTGATGCTTCAGGTACTACAAACGCGGATCAACCGTTGCGCTTGAATTCCTTGATCACATGCTGCTGGCGGCGGCTGACGGCCAAACGCTCCGGCACGTCTTTCAATACGGCGACCCAGTGGGTTTCACCGCCATTGGAAGGCATCTTTTCAAAGCCGACCAGCGATTCACGCGCCACCAGACAATTGCGGTGGATGCGCACGAAGCGGCTGCCAAATTCTTCTTCCAGCCGGGTCAGTGAATCCTCCAGCAAATACTCCCGTTCACGCGTGCGCAACGTAATGTATTTCTGCTCTGCCTTCAGATAACGCGCTTCGGCTACCGGAATCAGATGCAAACGGCCGCGCTCGGTCACACTGAAATGGCTGCGGGCATGCGAGGCCGGTTCGGCCTGGCTGCGCGCCTGGCGCAATTCCAGCACGCGGTTCAGCGCATCGAGCAAACGCTCGCGCCGGATCGGTTTGAGCAAGTAGTCTATCGCGCGCACTTCAAAAGCCGCAACGCCGTACTCTTCAAAGGCCGTAGCGAAGATGATTGCGGGCGGCTGGGACAACCCCTGCAACTCACGCGCCAATTCAATGCCGCTCATTTGCGGCATCTGTATATCGATAATGGCAGCGTCTGCATCAGCCTCGGCCAATTGGGCCAGCGCGGATACGCCATTGGTGGCTGTGCCAACAATCTCGATAGGGCATTCGCCCGATACATCGTTCAACACATCTTCCAGCCTGCGCAGGGCAGGCATTTCGTCATCCACCAAAAAAAGGCGAAGCGGCGTCGTCATGGGTGATCTCTCTGTATGGCACCACAATGTGTACTTGATAATAGTCGCTCGCTGCCTGAGTTGTCAGCGTAGCTTCAGCATCAAAATGCAATAGTAATCGCTCACGAATATTTTCGAGAGCCATCCCGTTGCCAACGTGCTCGCGAACAGCATCGGGCGGCGGCAACGGATTTTTCACGTCCAGGTGCAATTGGTCGCGAAAACGGAAAACATGTACTTCAATTGGTGCGGGATTCAGCGCGGGCTCAACACCATGATAGACCGCGTTTTCGACAAGTGGCTGCAACATCAAAGGCGGCACTGCGGCATCGCCTGGCATGTTCTCGGTATTCCACTGTACTTTCAGGCGCGAACCCAGTCGCACCATCTCGATATTCAGATATCGCTTGGCCAGTTCGACCTCGCGATCAAGCCTTGAGAGCTGGCGATTGTCTTTCATGACCACGCGGAACAAATCCGCCAGATCTTCCAGCACTTGTTCCGCTTTGGCTGGCTCGTAACGAATCAGCGCCAGCACGGCATTCAAACTATTAAACAGAAAGTGCGGGCGAATCCGCGCCTGCAACGCAGCCAGCCTGGCCTCTGACAATCGCGGCGACAAGGCTCGCTGGCGCAAATGAAAATACTTCAGCAACGTCAGTGCGCTGGCCACCACGACCACGGCATTTGCCAATAGCGCGTTCCAGTTGGGCACGCCCAACATCAATAACCAGTGCCCGAAGGTGCCAGCCACCGCGACCAGCACACAGGTCGCCGCAACACCGCGCGAATATTCCAGTTTGGCCAGCAACGGGTTGGCCAAACCCAGCAGCAACAATGCCGGCAACATCGAGAATTCCAGCCACAATACCGACGCGGCCAGATTCTGCGGCCATGCTTGCCAGCGTTCAAGCCCGATCAATGTATAGACGAACAGCGCCAGGTGTACAAACACCAGAATGCGCAGCAGGACTCCCATATTGCGAAAGTCAGGCAGCAGATCGGACTCGATAGATACGTTTGGATTCACGACGGATCAAGGTTCAGGCAAAAAGCAGTGGCTACACTATAGCGGACCCACATTGCGGATTCGAACGATAGATTATGTCGCTGGCGCTGATTTTCACCCGGGCACTGGATGGACTCAACGCCAGGCCGGTTACAGTAGAGGTTCATCTTGCTAACGGGTTGCCTGCTTTTAATCTTGTGGGGTTGCCCGAAGCGGAGGTCAAAGAGAGCCGCGAACGGGTACGTGCGGCACTCACCGTAGCCGGTTTCGAGTTCCCGGCACGGCGTATTACCGTTAATTTAGCACCCGCAGACCTACCCAAATCCTCTAGTCACTTCGATTTGCCGATTGCCGTCGGGATTCTGGCGGCAAGCGGTCAGTTACCGCGCGATACACTGGCGCAATACGAATTTGCAGGTGAACTGGGCCTTTCAGCCGAATTACGGCAGGTGCGCGGCGCGATTGCCTTGGCCAAAGCCGCAAGCCAGGACGGGCGCCAGTTGATCCTGCCCGCTGAAAGTGCGCCAGAGGGAGCGCTTTATCCCGGTGCAACCGTCTTATCCGCGCCACACTTATTGGCCATTTGTCGCCATTTCAGCCAAAACCAGCCGCTAGAGGCAGGTCGGCCACCCGAGGTCGGCGCCAGCGTTAGCTATCCCGACATGCGCGACGTGCGTGGGCAGCAGCAAGTCAAACGTGCGCTGGAAATTGCCGCTGCCGGCCAGCACAGCTTGCTGATGGCGGGCCCGCCAGGTACCGGGAAATCGATGCTGGCGCAGCGACTGCCGGGACTGCTGCCACCGCTGGATATCGACGACGCACTGGAAGCCGCCGCCGTGCGTTCGCTCACCCGCGCAGGTATGGATCCGCGCCAGTTTGGCATCAGACCATATCGTTCGCCGCACCACACGGCATCGGCGGTAGCGCTGGTGGGAGGCGGCTCCAACCCGCAGCCGGGCGAAATCTCACTCGCACATCACGGCATTCTGTTTATGGATGAATTACCGGAGTTTGATCGCAAGGTTCTTGAGGTTCTGCGCGAGCCACTGGAGAGCGGGGAGGTTCATATCAGCCGTGCCAATCACTCGGTGACCTTTCCGGCACGGTTTCAGCTAGTGGCGGCCATGAATCCCTGTCCATGCGGTTATTTTGGTCATCCCACCCGCGCTTGCCGCTGCACGCCCGACCAGATCAACCGTTACTGTTAAAAGTCATTAGAAACCGGATTTGTCATTAAGAAACCGGATTTCTGAGTCACTAACGGCCGGATTTTTTTCCATCCAGCTGCCCGCATAAAAGCTACAGAGCCCAGCACTGTTAGTGTGTGCTGGATGCCTTAGTGACGGTTCCCTGCTCTGCTACTCGATCCTGTGAAAACAGGATTTCCTATCTATACCCCATGCCGGTTTCAACCATCCTTTAATTATTGTTTTCAATAGAAATTGATAATTAGAAATAATTGTCAGAATTTTGATTTATGGTATCTAAATAAGAAAATCAGTCGAATACACCAAGTTGCATCACTTTGACATTGAATGATTTCATATGCTCTTATGCTGCTTTTCTCATGCAGCGCAGCCTGAGTAGCGAGGTGATTTATGACTGAATTGCAATTGATCGATGTACGTCAGCTTGCAAGCTTGCTGTCCATTAGCGTGCGGAAACTAGAAGAGCTCATTCTCGCGGGAGATGCTCCGCGTTTCCTCAAGGTAGGATCACAGCGGCGCTGGAAAGCAGCTGATATCGATAACTGGATGGTAAAAAAGGCGGACGAGATCGAGCAGCAGTTCAAGAAGACTGAATGAAGTGAACAACCTTACCAAGCAAAGAACCACAAGGATATAAACAGGCTACGAAAGCAATTTCTTGAAGTTACGCGGGATAGAGGAAAACGAGGAACCCCGACACCGAATCAAAAGTCCCTCGTGGTGCCAACAGCTAAATTGACACCATATTTTCCTTGCCATAGTGGCCGGCGTCAAGCCTGCCTGGCCCCGCTCGTCCTTTTAATCAACGAGCTCTGCCCCAAGGAAAAACATCATGCAAATATTGAAGCCCATCACTCTCTTCAGTCGTACCAATCTCAGCAGCCACCTGTTTCTCCTCGGCTGACCCCCTGAGCAACCCTGCGATCAAGATAATCGCCAGCATGCGCAGTCAATTAATGAATTTCCATTCGATTCTTTCAATGGAAAGTTGCCTGTGCCTGCGCGTCTCTGATATTCATTGAGTAGATGGCACCATGCAGAAGAACATCGAAGAATTAAATAAAGTAAT
This genomic interval from Silvimonas soli contains the following:
- a CDS encoding diacylglycerol kinase, with amino-acid sequence MPESPYKGKTGVQRVFNALGYSLDGLSAGWKNEAAFRQVALLGCVGIVVAFIVPLHAWARAVVIASHLLTVIVELLNSAIEAAVDHTSLERHELAKRAKDLGSAAQLICLINLAAMWALGLTGT
- a CDS encoding sensor histidine kinase translates to MNPNVSIESDLLPDFRNMGVLLRILVFVHLALFVYTLIGLERWQAWPQNLAASVLWLEFSMLPALLLLGLANPLLAKLEYSRGVAATCVLVAVAGTFGHWLLMLGVPNWNALLANAVVVVASALTLLKYFHLRQRALSPRLSEARLAALQARIRPHFLFNSLNAVLALIRYEPAKAEQVLEDLADLFRVVMKDNRQLSRLDREVELAKRYLNIEMVRLGSRLKVQWNTENMPGDAAVPPLMLQPLVENAVYHGVEPALNPAPIEVHVFRFRDQLHLDVKNPLPPPDAVREHVGNGMALENIRERLLLHFDAEATLTTQAASDYYQVHIVVPYREITHDDAASPFFGG
- a CDS encoding LytR/AlgR family response regulator transcription factor, translated to MPALRRLEDVLNDVSGECPIEIVGTATNGVSALAQLAEADADAAIIDIQMPQMSGIELARELQGLSQPPAIIFATAFEEYGVAAFEVRAIDYLLKPIRRERLLDALNRVLELRQARSQAEPASHARSHFSVTERGRLHLIPVAEARYLKAEQKYITLRTREREYLLEDSLTRLEEEFGSRFVRIHRNCLVARESLVGFEKMPSNGGETHWVAVLKDVPERLAVSRRQQHVIKEFKRNG
- a CDS encoding helix-turn-helix transcriptional regulator, coding for MTELQLIDVRQLASLLSISVRKLEELILAGDAPRFLKVGSQRRWKAADIDNWMVKKADEIEQQFKKTE